A window of Sulfobacillus thermosulfidooxidans contains these coding sequences:
- the rpmJ gene encoding 50S ribosomal protein L36, with protein sequence MKVRASVKPICEKCKVIKRHGRVLVICENPKHKQAQG encoded by the coding sequence ATGAAGGTACGAGCATCTGTGAAGCCCATTTGTGAAAAGTGCAAAGTGATTAAACGGCATGGCCGTGTGTTGGTCATCTGTGAAAATCCCAAGCACAAACAAGCACAAGGGTAA
- the infA gene encoding translation initiation factor IF-1 — translation MAKEDAIEVEGTVIEPLPNAMFRVELANGHKVLAHISGKIRMHFIKILPGDKVTVQLSPYDLTRGRITYRYK, via the coding sequence GTGGCAAAAGAAGACGCGATTGAGGTCGAGGGAACAGTCATTGAGCCATTGCCAAATGCGATGTTTCGTGTTGAGTTAGCGAATGGTCATAAAGTGCTGGCGCATATCTCGGGCAAGATTCGTATGCATTTTATCAAAATTCTGCCGGGGGATAAGGTCACAGTCCAGTTGTCGCCCTACGATCTGACTCGCGGACGAATCACCTATCGGTACAAGTGA
- the map gene encoding type I methionyl aminopeptidase, protein MIELKSMRDKEKMRKAGLVVAEVLQILKKAVRPGITTKELDHIADSEIRARGAVPIFKGYHGYPASVCVSVNHEVVHGIPGARRLKEHDLVSLDLGAVMDSFVGDAALSVFVGEPPDDRAALLLRVTEESLYAGIQAAQPGGHLGDISHAVQEHVERHGFSVVRDYVGHGIGHQMHEDPQVPNYGPAGRGILLKPGLALAIEPMVNAGAYDVDVLDDGWTVVTRDGSLSAHFEHTIFITDHGPEILTRID, encoded by the coding sequence ATGATTGAACTGAAGAGTATGCGGGATAAAGAAAAAATGCGTAAGGCCGGTCTAGTGGTGGCCGAAGTCCTGCAGATCCTTAAAAAGGCTGTCCGTCCCGGAATTACAACCAAGGAACTCGATCATATCGCGGATTCAGAAATCCGGGCACGGGGAGCCGTACCTATCTTCAAAGGTTACCATGGGTATCCGGCCAGTGTCTGTGTGTCAGTCAATCATGAAGTAGTTCACGGCATTCCCGGGGCGAGACGGTTAAAAGAACATGATCTCGTGAGTCTCGATTTGGGCGCGGTAATGGATTCATTTGTCGGCGATGCGGCACTGTCGGTATTCGTTGGTGAGCCACCGGATGACCGAGCGGCATTGCTTCTTCGGGTGACGGAGGAATCCTTATACGCGGGGATTCAAGCGGCACAGCCAGGCGGTCATTTAGGAGACATTTCTCATGCGGTTCAAGAGCATGTGGAACGACATGGCTTCTCTGTGGTCCGTGATTATGTCGGACACGGAATTGGCCACCAGATGCATGAAGATCCGCAAGTTCCCAATTACGGGCCCGCTGGCCGTGGCATTTTGCTCAAACCAGGCTTAGCCTTGGCCATAGAGCCGATGGTCAACGCTGGAGCATACGATGTCGATGTGTTAGATGACGGCTGGACCGTGGTTACCCGTGATGGATCATTATCTGCACACTTTGAACACACGATTTTTATAACGGACCACGGTCCTGAAATATTGACTCGAATTGATTGA